A portion of the Oxynema aestuarii AP17 genome contains these proteins:
- a CDS encoding RibD family protein encodes MTAQPHPNRPHTTVVLAMSADGKIADARRSPVLFGSPHDKAHLERQVALADAVLGGAGTLRTGGTAMRVLDPDLLDERQSRGKPPQPVQIVASGSGNIDPDLPFFQQPIPRWLVSTQAGATLWRDRPGFDRLLVAEGNDREIDWAIALAAMAELGIERLAVLGGGQLVGSLLSADVLDELWLTVCPLLVGGMAAPTPVDGEGLLATEAKRLELLDVRQMEGELFLHYRLKGRTE; translated from the coding sequence ATGACCGCCCAACCCCACCCCAACCGTCCCCACACCACCGTTGTTTTAGCCATGAGTGCCGACGGTAAAATCGCCGATGCCAGACGATCGCCCGTCCTGTTCGGGTCGCCTCACGACAAAGCCCATCTAGAACGGCAAGTGGCCTTGGCGGATGCAGTGTTAGGCGGCGCCGGAACCTTGCGAACGGGAGGAACGGCGATGCGGGTACTCGACCCAGATTTACTCGACGAACGCCAATCTCGGGGGAAACCGCCCCAACCCGTGCAGATCGTCGCCTCCGGCAGTGGCAACATCGACCCGGATTTACCCTTTTTCCAACAGCCCATTCCGCGATGGTTGGTCTCCACTCAAGCGGGGGCGACCTTGTGGCGCGATCGCCCCGGGTTCGATCGCCTCTTGGTCGCCGAAGGCAACGATCGCGAGATCGATTGGGCGATCGCCCTGGCAGCAATGGCGGAGTTGGGAATCGAACGTCTCGCCGTCCTCGGCGGCGGTCAATTGGTCGGTTCTCTCCTCAGTGCGGATGTTTTGGACGAACTCTGGCTCACGGTTTGTCCTTTACTCGTCGGCGGGATGGCGGCGCCGACCCCGGTGGACGGGGAAGGATTGCTCGCGACGGAGGCGAAACGGTTGGAGTTGCTCGACGTGCGACAGATGGAGGGGGAATTATTTCTACACTATCGCCTCAAAGGGAGGACCGAATAG
- a CDS encoding RNA-binding S4 domain-containing protein: MARDPEKDTIRLGQFLKYIAIAATGGQAKLMIQGGEVSVNGAIETRRGRQLHHGDVVSVGTQSFTVDLEAL, encoded by the coding sequence ATGGCACGAGATCCGGAAAAAGACACGATCCGACTGGGACAGTTTTTAAAGTATATAGCGATCGCCGCCACCGGGGGACAGGCGAAACTGATGATTCAAGGCGGAGAAGTCTCGGTCAACGGGGCGATCGAAACCCGGCGGGGTCGTCAACTGCACCACGGCGATGTTGTCAGTGTTGGAACCCAAAGCTTTACCGTCGATTTAGAGGCTTTGTAA
- a CDS encoding ATP-binding protein, giving the protein MARFPTRILPPLAACVAVAIVLSVVALLDRSEQKRFIQRSRTDVLNRLSALRASLEGELNQRIFLSRGIVTYVSTVNPEIDQPTFEELARVLVARSSGIPSAALFKNSIATHLYPLKGQEEALGFDPMNVPEEREAFERAIATRSTVLAGPVKLVKGGMAFITRTPIFLTPPGAPPESGPYWGMVSIGIDRDILFREAGLLEWDEQLLYSLRGKDGRGAEGEVFFGNPQIFDRSPVILNVTLPNGSWQLAAVPIAGWPENAPISRNLWLGGGLLALVAGSLTFVLVSTPMRLKTAVERATAALRESESALKQANRSLQQLDKLKDEFLANTSHELRTPLNGIIGITQSLLDGATGELPDATRRNLETIVASGRRLATLVNDILDFAKLKHNNLQLQVRSIALRELVEVVFVPIRPLIGAKPLKLVADFPENLPPVAADENRLQQIFYNLIGNAIKFTDAGEIVVSARSPNPSDPEIVEIAIRDTGIGIEADKLDRIFESFEQADGSTAREYGGTGLGLAVTKQLVELHGGRIAVESQIGVGSTFTFTLPVSRDGSTPVVLAAPISGDRDRPVAAASPSDALVPAELSDPSHHSEIEFDGRDLKILIVDDEPINCQVLVNYLSLYECELAIASNGVQALELLATSFKPDLILLDVMMPRMTGYQVCQQIRERYSLDELPIIMLTAKDRLADVVMGLESGANDYLSKPIAKAELLARIRTQVQLCHLETLRRLSESEREKAAALERSLVELKQTQAKLIQSEKMSSLGQLVAGIAHEINNPVSFIHGNLDHVEDYARELIELVDRPREDWEEKQEDLDFIREDLPKLLDSMKNGTRRIRQIVSSLRDFSQLDRSEFNQADICKGLDSTLVILQSRLHLGEDLPDIQVIKKYDEIPKIECYPSQLNQVFLNILTNAIDALHEKYKSLENNEEAIAEDPKIEIRVNQLNHRWIEIAIADNGPGIPEQYLNQLFNPFFTTKPVGKGMGLSLSTCYQIVAEGHGGQLECTSAQPGRTQFTITLPVEAVRSSPG; this is encoded by the coding sequence ATGGCGCGTTTTCCCACCCGAATTTTACCCCCGCTTGCCGCTTGTGTTGCCGTGGCGATCGTTCTCAGTGTCGTAGCCCTGTTAGATCGATCGGAACAAAAACGCTTCATCCAACGGAGTCGCACCGACGTTCTCAATCGCCTGAGCGCCTTGAGGGCCAGTCTCGAAGGCGAGTTAAACCAGCGTATTTTTCTCAGCCGGGGGATCGTTACCTACGTCAGCACCGTCAACCCCGAGATCGACCAACCCACCTTTGAAGAACTGGCGCGGGTTTTGGTCGCTCGCAGTTCCGGGATTCCCAGTGCCGCGCTTTTTAAAAATAGCATCGCCACCCATCTCTATCCCTTGAAAGGACAAGAAGAAGCACTCGGCTTCGATCCGATGAACGTCCCCGAAGAACGAGAGGCATTCGAGCGGGCGATCGCCACCCGATCCACCGTCCTCGCCGGGCCAGTCAAACTCGTCAAAGGAGGCATGGCATTCATCACCCGCACCCCCATTTTCCTGACCCCACCCGGCGCCCCTCCCGAAAGTGGTCCCTATTGGGGAATGGTCAGTATCGGCATCGATCGCGATATCTTATTTAGAGAAGCCGGACTACTCGAATGGGACGAGCAACTGCTCTACAGCCTGCGCGGAAAAGACGGACGCGGGGCCGAAGGCGAGGTCTTTTTCGGCAATCCGCAGATCTTCGATCGCTCCCCAGTCATTTTAAACGTCACCCTGCCGAACGGATCGTGGCAATTAGCCGCCGTTCCGATCGCCGGATGGCCCGAGAACGCCCCCATATCCCGCAATTTATGGCTCGGAGGCGGCTTGTTAGCCCTGGTGGCCGGATCTCTCACTTTCGTCCTCGTCAGCACCCCCATGCGCCTCAAAACCGCCGTAGAACGCGCAACCGCAGCCCTGCGCGAGAGCGAAAGCGCCCTCAAACAAGCGAATCGGTCGTTACAACAACTCGACAAACTCAAAGACGAATTTCTCGCCAACACCTCTCACGAACTGCGCACCCCCTTAAATGGCATCATCGGCATCACTCAATCCCTTCTCGACGGCGCCACGGGAGAACTCCCCGATGCGACCCGGCGCAACTTAGAAACGATCGTCGCCTCCGGTCGGCGACTGGCGACTTTAGTCAACGACATCCTCGATTTTGCCAAACTCAAACATAACAACTTGCAATTACAAGTGCGATCGATCGCCTTGCGCGAATTAGTCGAGGTCGTCTTCGTTCCGATCCGCCCTTTAATTGGCGCCAAACCGTTAAAATTGGTCGCCGATTTCCCCGAAAACTTGCCCCCGGTGGCGGCGGATGAAAACCGCTTGCAACAGATTTTTTATAACTTGATTGGTAATGCGATTAAATTCACCGACGCGGGTGAGATCGTCGTCAGCGCGCGATCGCCGAACCCGTCCGATCCCGAAATCGTCGAAATCGCCATTCGCGATACCGGAATTGGCATCGAGGCGGATAAATTAGACCGGATTTTTGAATCCTTCGAGCAAGCGGACGGCTCCACCGCCCGGGAATACGGCGGAACTGGGTTGGGATTGGCGGTCACCAAGCAACTGGTGGAACTCCACGGCGGTCGGATTGCGGTGGAGTCGCAAATCGGGGTCGGCTCAACCTTTACCTTTACCTTACCCGTCAGTCGCGACGGTTCGACTCCGGTGGTGTTGGCGGCGCCGATCTCGGGCGATCGCGATCGGCCCGTCGCCGCCGCTTCCCCGAGTGATGCTCTCGTTCCGGCTGAGCTGTCCGACCCCTCGCATCACTCGGAAATCGAGTTTGACGGTCGGGATTTGAAGATTTTGATCGTCGATGACGAACCGATTAACTGTCAGGTTCTGGTCAATTATTTATCGTTATACGAGTGCGAATTAGCGATCGCCTCTAACGGGGTTCAAGCCTTAGAACTGCTCGCCACTTCGTTTAAACCCGATTTAATTTTACTCGATGTCATGATGCCGCGCATGACCGGATATCAAGTCTGTCAGCAAATTCGCGAACGCTACAGTCTCGACGAATTACCGATTATTATGCTCACCGCTAAAGACCGCCTGGCGGATGTGGTCATGGGTTTGGAATCCGGCGCTAACGATTATTTGAGCAAACCGATTGCGAAAGCAGAATTGCTGGCGCGCATCCGCACTCAAGTTCAGTTATGTCATTTGGAAACGTTGCGGCGTCTCTCGGAAAGCGAACGAGAAAAGGCAGCAGCGTTAGAGCGATCGCTCGTCGAGTTAAAGCAAACTCAGGCGAAGTTAATTCAATCGGAAAAAATGTCGAGTTTGGGTCAGTTGGTCGCTGGAATTGCTCACGAAATTAACAATCCGGTCAGTTTCATTCACGGCAATTTAGACCACGTGGAAGATTACGCGCGAGAGTTGATTGAGTTGGTCGATCGCCCCCGGGAAGATTGGGAGGAAAAACAAGAAGATTTAGACTTTATTCGGGAAGATTTACCGAAGTTACTCGATTCGATGAAAAATGGAACCCGCCGAATTCGTCAAATCGTGTCCAGTTTGCGCGATTTTTCTCAACTCGATCGCTCGGAGTTCAATCAAGCCGATATTTGCAAAGGGTTGGACAGTACGTTAGTGATTTTACAAAGTCGCTTGCACTTGGGCGAAGACTTGCCGGATATTCAAGTAATTAAGAAATACGATGAAATTCCTAAAATAGAATGCTATCCCAGTCAACTGAATCAAGTGTTTCTCAATATCTTGACGAACGCGATCGATGCGTTGCACGAGAAATATAAAAGCTTAGAAAACAACGAGGAAGCGATCGCGGAAGATCCGAAAATTGAGATAAGAGTGAATCAGTTAAACCATCGCTGGATTGAAATTGCGATCGCCGACAACGGTCCGGGAATTCCCGAACAGTATTTAAACCAATTATTCAATCCCTTTTTCACGACCAAACCCGTCGGAAAAGGGATGGGGTTGAGTTTGTCCACCTGTTATCAAATCGTGGCGGAAGGACACGGCGGACAGTTGGAATGTACCTCGGCGCAACCGGGACGGACCCAATTTACAATCACCCTTCCGGTCGAGGCGGTGCGTTCGTCCCCCGGTTAA
- a CDS encoding calcium-translocating P-type ATPase, PMCA-type, with protein MQQQTPSIARLYGLTQAEVEARRQEFGANVLTPPERTPGWKLFLEKFEDPVIRILTIAAIVSIAIGFFNDSYLEGIGIITAIFLATTVSFVNEYQANREFDILNQVSDETPIQVIREGEYLTVPQKDLVVGDLVLLEKGDEVPADGEAIEAVSLQVAEANLTGEPPVSKFDRRTASSRNDESRTYPADQLLRGTIVMEGHGTIEVTAVGDRTEIGQTARAAAQETDEETPLTLQLQRLSRAIAVAGLSVALLVDGALVVRGVAIAELSLTGQQWYVVGVLTLAVAIALVRIWLPIAYDGFEFAGWTDRRPEWLERDTAAEWLKTAAIALSCLGIGLGVGAIAGFLPESGTPWLPVDAARSLLTYFTIAVTIVVVAVPEGLALSVTLSLAYSMRKMTKQNNLVRRMHACETIGAATVICSDKTGTMTLNQMQVAHAELPDPNTPIGRRLVEGICANSTAHLHRHPGEASQPLGNPTEGALLLWLEEGGIDYATERDAFTTIQQWTFSTDRKYMATVGRSPSRERPILHVKGAPEILLDRCTRQIDGDGTTGEIESAAIAAQLQRYQSRGMRTLGFAWLEDPPLPSEANAGEVAIDQLAENMTWVGFVAIADPIREDVPAAIAACQQAQIAVKMVTGDNPTTAKEIARQIGLVDETDPPESYLTGPEFSQLDDEAAQLAAVRLKVLSRARPGDKQRLVKMLQAGDRVVAVTGDGTNDAPALNQAQVGLAMGRTSTSVAKEASDIIILDRAFLTIERAIVWGRSLYQNIQKFILFQLTINVAACGIALLGPFIGIELPLTVTQLLWVNLIMDTFAALALATEPPNEKVMESPPRNPQDFIISKPMAVNIFTTAFFFLIFLTGFLLFIQTDGAIADYDLSLFFSTFVMLQFWNLFNAKCFGINQSVFSHLWSNLNFLAIAAIVFVGQVLMVQFGGEVFRTVPLSFHDWLAIVGGTSLVLWVGELTRAIARFRLRV; from the coding sequence ATGCAACAGCAAACCCCCTCGATCGCCCGCTTGTACGGACTGACTCAAGCCGAAGTCGAAGCCCGTCGTCAGGAATTTGGGGCGAACGTTTTGACCCCACCGGAACGAACCCCCGGCTGGAAGTTATTTCTCGAAAAGTTTGAAGATCCGGTCATTCGGATTTTGACGATCGCCGCGATCGTATCGATCGCCATCGGCTTTTTTAACGACAGTTACCTCGAAGGAATAGGTATTATTACAGCTATTTTCTTGGCGACAACAGTTTCCTTTGTGAACGAATATCAAGCCAATCGAGAATTTGACATTCTCAATCAAGTCAGCGACGAAACGCCGATCCAAGTCATTCGCGAAGGGGAATATCTCACCGTTCCCCAAAAAGACCTCGTCGTCGGCGATTTAGTTTTATTAGAAAAAGGGGATGAAGTTCCCGCCGATGGAGAGGCGATCGAAGCAGTATCGCTGCAAGTGGCGGAAGCGAACTTAACCGGGGAACCCCCCGTGAGTAAATTCGATCGCCGCACCGCCTCCAGCCGCAACGATGAAAGTCGCACCTATCCGGCTGACCAATTATTGCGCGGGACGATCGTCATGGAAGGTCACGGGACGATCGAAGTGACCGCCGTGGGCGATCGCACGGAAATCGGACAGACGGCGCGTGCTGCAGCCCAAGAAACCGACGAAGAAACGCCGTTAACGCTGCAACTGCAACGGTTGAGCCGCGCGATCGCCGTCGCGGGGTTATCCGTGGCCCTGTTAGTAGACGGGGCGCTGGTGGTACGCGGGGTGGCGATCGCCGAATTGAGCTTGACCGGACAACAGTGGTATGTCGTCGGCGTGCTAACCCTCGCCGTGGCGATCGCCCTCGTGCGGATTTGGCTGCCGATCGCCTACGACGGCTTCGAGTTTGCCGGATGGACCGACCGACGCCCGGAGTGGTTGGAACGAGACACGGCGGCAGAATGGCTGAAAACCGCAGCGATCGCCCTCTCGTGCTTGGGAATCGGTCTCGGAGTCGGCGCGATCGCCGGATTTTTGCCGGAATCGGGGACGCCGTGGTTACCCGTAGACGCCGCGCGATCGTTGCTGACCTACTTCACGATCGCCGTGACCATCGTCGTCGTCGCCGTTCCCGAAGGCTTGGCCCTGAGTGTCACCCTCAGCCTCGCCTACAGTATGCGTAAAATGACCAAACAAAATAACCTCGTGCGGCGGATGCACGCCTGCGAGACGATCGGCGCCGCCACGGTGATCTGTTCCGACAAAACCGGAACCATGACCCTCAATCAAATGCAGGTGGCTCACGCCGAATTACCCGACCCCAACACCCCCATCGGTCGCCGTCTGGTCGAAGGCATCTGCGCCAATTCCACGGCTCACCTGCACCGCCATCCCGGAGAAGCCAGCCAACCGTTGGGCAATCCCACGGAAGGGGCGCTCTTGCTGTGGTTGGAAGAAGGAGGGATCGACTACGCCACCGAACGCGACGCCTTCACGACGATCCAACAGTGGACGTTTTCGACCGATCGCAAATACATGGCCACCGTGGGCCGCTCTCCGAGTCGAGAACGTCCGATCTTGCACGTCAAAGGGGCGCCGGAAATCTTGCTCGATCGCTGCACCCGACAAATCGACGGCGACGGGACGACAGGTGAGATCGAATCGGCGGCGATCGCCGCACAATTGCAACGCTATCAAAGCCGGGGAATGAGAACCCTGGGGTTTGCGTGGCTCGAAGATCCGCCCCTCCCCTCCGAGGCGAATGCGGGGGAAGTGGCGATCGACCAACTCGCCGAGAACATGACTTGGGTGGGGTTCGTGGCGATCGCCGACCCGATCCGCGAGGACGTGCCCGCCGCGATCGCCGCCTGTCAACAAGCGCAAATCGCCGTCAAAATGGTCACCGGAGATAACCCGACGACCGCCAAAGAAATCGCCCGTCAAATTGGATTAGTAGACGAGACCGATCCCCCCGAATCCTATCTCACCGGGCCGGAGTTTTCCCAACTCGACGACGAAGCCGCCCAACTTGCCGCCGTGCGCTTAAAAGTCCTCTCTCGCGCCCGTCCCGGCGACAAGCAGCGCCTCGTGAAAATGCTGCAAGCGGGCGATCGGGTGGTGGCGGTCACCGGAGATGGAACTAACGACGCCCCAGCCCTCAATCAAGCTCAAGTCGGTTTGGCGATGGGTCGTACCAGCACCAGTGTGGCGAAAGAAGCCAGCGATATTATTATTCTCGATCGCGCCTTTTTAACCATCGAACGGGCGATCGTTTGGGGGCGATCGCTCTATCAAAATATCCAGAAATTTATTCTGTTTCAACTGACAATTAATGTCGCCGCTTGTGGGATTGCCCTTCTCGGTCCGTTTATCGGCATCGAACTGCCCCTGACCGTGACCCAGTTGTTATGGGTTAATTTAATTATGGATACCTTCGCCGCCCTCGCCCTCGCCACGGAACCGCCGAATGAGAAAGTGATGGAAAGTCCGCCGCGCAATCCTCAAGATTTTATTATTTCTAAACCGATGGCGGTCAATATTTTTACTACGGCGTTTTTCTTTTTAATTTTTCTGACGGGCTTTTTATTATTTATTCAAACTGACGGCGCGATCGCCGACTACGACCTTTCTTTATTTTTCAGTACCTTTGTAATGTTGCAATTCTGGAATTTGTTCAATGCTAAATGTTTTGGGATTAACCAATCGGTATTTTCTCATTTATGGTCGAATCTCAACTTTTTGGCGATCGCCGCGATCGTCTTCGTCGGTCAAGTTTTGATGGTACAGTTTGGCGGCGAGGTATTTAGAACTGTTCCCCTTTCCTTTCACGATTGGCTGGCGATCGTCGGCGGAACCTCCCTCGTTTTGTGGGTCGGCGAACTCACCCGCGCGATCGCCCGTTTTCGCCTGCGCGTTTAG
- the lysS gene encoding lysine--tRNA ligase, translating into MFWADKIAASSQGEQIVNDSKTPSGRVHVGSLRGVIIHDVIYRALKHAGKPVKFTYGVDDYDALDTVPQYLDRDKFSPYLGYPLCNVPSPGDNASDYAKYFMGEFLEVFDYLGVKPEIYYLRDLYRSGRLNEHIDIFLNNAHLVREAYKEVSKAERPDNWYPFQVICENCGKIATTVVTDYNGKEVFYTCKPDATNYVEGCGHSGWISPFDGNGKLPWKVEWVAKWQVIGVTIELAGKDHSQKGGSRDVANAICRKVLHKKPPYHSPYEFILVNGTKMSSSKGVGSSAKEIAELLPPELLRFLMLRTQPKTVINFAPNYETITRLFRDYDTLIEKYEREGEKEALTKDLLSLFYAQLGDEVKTYQPFDFSTLISLLQIPHIDIEPEVEKRSPQPLSEFDREVVKRRIEAAQKWLDDYADEEEKLVLYFDEVPEQAQALTDEQVNYLTKLIENLENTESWDGETLQTVLFSTSKELQMKPGAAFPAVYLSFMGKERGPKAGNLLSYLEKSFAIGRLREAIALKEAIS; encoded by the coding sequence ATGTTTTGGGCTGACAAAATCGCTGCAAGTTCACAAGGCGAACAAATCGTCAACGATTCAAAAACCCCATCCGGTCGCGTTCACGTGGGGTCTTTGCGGGGTGTCATCATTCATGACGTCATTTACCGTGCCTTGAAACACGCAGGTAAGCCCGTTAAATTTACTTATGGCGTAGACGACTACGACGCCCTCGATACGGTTCCCCAATATCTAGATCGAGACAAATTTTCGCCCTATCTCGGTTATCCCTTGTGCAATGTTCCCTCACCGGGAGACAACGCCAGCGATTACGCCAAATATTTCATGGGCGAATTCTTAGAAGTTTTCGACTATTTAGGCGTCAAACCCGAAATTTACTACTTGCGCGATCTGTATCGATCGGGCAGACTGAACGAGCATATCGACATATTTCTCAATAACGCCCACCTCGTTCGGGAAGCTTACAAAGAAGTCAGCAAAGCCGAACGACCCGATAATTGGTACCCGTTTCAAGTCATCTGCGAAAACTGCGGCAAAATTGCCACCACCGTAGTGACCGATTACAACGGTAAAGAAGTTTTTTATACCTGCAAACCCGACGCCACCAATTATGTCGAAGGATGCGGTCATTCCGGTTGGATTTCGCCATTTGACGGGAATGGAAAATTACCTTGGAAAGTCGAATGGGTGGCGAAGTGGCAAGTTATCGGCGTGACCATCGAACTCGCCGGAAAAGATCACTCCCAGAAAGGCGGTTCTCGGGATGTCGCCAACGCGATTTGTCGCAAAGTCTTGCATAAAAAACCGCCCTATCATTCCCCTTACGAATTTATCTTAGTGAACGGAACGAAGATGAGTTCTTCTAAAGGGGTCGGGTCTTCTGCGAAAGAAATTGCCGAGTTACTACCGCCGGAATTATTGCGTTTCTTGATGTTGCGAACGCAACCGAAGACGGTGATTAACTTCGCACCGAATTACGAGACGATTACCCGGTTATTTCGCGATTACGATACGTTAATTGAAAAGTACGAACGGGAAGGGGAAAAAGAGGCGCTGACGAAAGATTTACTCTCTCTATTTTATGCCCAGTTAGGGGATGAGGTGAAGACTTATCAGCCGTTTGATTTCAGTACCTTAATTTCTCTACTGCAAATTCCTCATATTGATATCGAACCGGAAGTCGAGAAGCGATCGCCCCAACCTTTGAGTGAGTTCGATCGCGAAGTCGTCAAACGTCGTATTGAAGCGGCGCAAAAATGGTTAGACGATTATGCAGATGAAGAAGAAAAGCTCGTTCTCTATTTCGATGAAGTTCCGGAACAAGCCCAAGCTTTAACTGACGAACAGGTGAACTATTTAACGAAGTTAATCGAAAATCTCGAAAATACCGAGAGTTGGGATGGAGAAACGTTACAAACGGTGTTGTTTTCTACGTCTAAGGAATTGCAAATGAAACCCGGTGCAGCATTTCCGGCGGTTTACCTCTCGTTTATGGGGAAAGAACGCGGACCGAAAGCGGGGAATTTACTTTCGTATTTAGAGAAGTCTTTTGCGATCGGGCGCTTGCGAGAGGCGATCGCGCTGAAGGAGGCGATCTCGTAA
- the mazG gene encoding nucleoside triphosphate pyrophosphohydrolase, with translation MTSNPTLDALQKLIEVVAQLRSPEGGCPWDLAQTQATLTPYIIEEAYEVVDAIKTADSSAICEELGDLLLQIVLQAQIASESNQFTLAEIAQGIGEKLIRRHPHVFGDLEVNSIEQVHQNWEQIKAREKGQTPEQTQQLSYKLEKYARTLPPLVAGMKISRKAADVGFEWDSIEGVWEKFHEELGEFHHALKHETPAEQQAELGDLLFVIINLARWYDLDPEAALHETNHRFVRRFSKLEQACDRPLSDYSVEELETIWQQIKRELAKRQEVESE, from the coding sequence ATGACCTCCAACCCTACCCTCGACGCCCTCCAAAAACTGATCGAAGTCGTCGCCCAACTGCGATCGCCCGAAGGCGGCTGTCCCTGGGATTTAGCCCAAACACAAGCAACCCTCACCCCCTACATCATCGAAGAAGCCTACGAAGTCGTAGACGCCATCAAAACCGCAGACTCAAGCGCCATTTGCGAAGAACTCGGCGACCTCCTCCTCCAAATCGTCCTCCAAGCGCAAATCGCCAGCGAATCCAACCAATTCACCCTCGCCGAAATCGCCCAAGGCATCGGCGAAAAACTGATCCGCCGCCATCCCCACGTCTTCGGCGACCTCGAAGTCAACAGCATCGAACAAGTCCATCAAAACTGGGAACAGATCAAAGCCCGCGAAAAAGGACAGACCCCAGAACAAACCCAACAACTCAGTTACAAACTCGAAAAATACGCCCGAACCCTTCCCCCCCTCGTCGCCGGAATGAAAATCTCGCGCAAAGCCGCAGATGTCGGTTTCGAGTGGGATAGTATCGAAGGAGTTTGGGAGAAATTCCACGAAGAACTCGGCGAATTTCACCACGCCCTCAAACACGAAACCCCCGCCGAACAACAAGCCGAACTCGGCGATCTACTCTTCGTCATCATCAACCTCGCCCGGTGGTACGACCTCGATCCCGAAGCGGCCCTTCACGAAACCAACCATCGCTTTGTCCGTCGTTTCTCCAAACTAGAACAAGCCTGCGATCGCCCCTTAAGCGATTACAGCGTCGAAGAACTCGAAACCATTTGGCAGCAAATCAAACGAGAATTAGCAAAACGCCAGGAAGTAGAAAGTGAATAG
- a CDS encoding metal-binding protein, protein MPAGRTHDRITLWTLPLVAIATYSTTRNSSLTLVVAGGFLFSGLMFGPDLDIYSCQFQRWGWLRWLWIPYQKSLRHRSFLSHGPIIGTALRVLYLSIWVLLAGVVGLTASYWLFQLDLNWREVKQVAGRSLVEYSPEAIALLLGLELGALSHSLSDWCSSGYKRLKAKGVLGWKRPKKASKGKRRSPRQTRSVKKRSSKR, encoded by the coding sequence ATGCCTGCTGGCCGCACCCACGATCGCATTACCTTGTGGACGTTGCCCCTCGTCGCCATTGCCACCTACAGCACAACCCGCAACAGTAGCCTCACCTTAGTGGTCGCGGGCGGTTTTTTATTTAGCGGCTTGATGTTCGGTCCCGACCTCGATATTTACTCCTGCCAGTTCCAGCGTTGGGGGTGGTTGCGGTGGTTGTGGATTCCGTATCAGAAAAGTTTGCGCCATCGTTCGTTTCTCTCCCACGGTCCGATTATCGGGACGGCCCTGCGGGTGTTGTATTTGAGCATTTGGGTATTGCTGGCGGGGGTGGTTGGTTTAACTGCGAGTTATTGGTTATTTCAGCTCGATTTGAATTGGCGAGAGGTCAAACAGGTCGCGGGGCGATCGCTGGTCGAATATAGTCCCGAGGCGATCGCCCTATTGCTGGGGTTGGAACTCGGCGCCCTGAGTCATTCCCTGAGTGATTGGTGCTCCTCCGGTTACAAACGCTTGAAAGCCAAAGGCGTTCTAGGGTGGAAGCGTCCGAAAAAAGCCAGTAAGGGCAAACGGCGATCGCCCCGCCAGACCCGTTCTGTCAAAAAACGCAGCAGTAAAAGATAA
- a CDS encoding photosystem II protein, Psb35-related has product MATFTISIALFIAGWAAVAILGTQAYFRGEQTKPIHERNWRSESFEQLAKSITGKDIDHNDRVPAYRMDAYASNNLPE; this is encoded by the coding sequence ATGGCTACTTTCACCATTTCGATCGCCTTATTTATCGCAGGTTGGGCTGCCGTCGCCATCCTCGGAACCCAAGCTTATTTCCGAGGCGAACAAACCAAACCCATCCACGAACGGAACTGGCGTTCGGAATCGTTCGAGCAACTGGCGAAAAGCATTACTGGGAAAGACATCGACCATAACGATCGCGTTCCGGCTTACCGCATGGATGCTTACGCCAGTAACAACCTGCCTGAATAA
- the psb34 gene encoding photosystem II assembly protein Psb34 has product MYTTTDERGILNNYATEPKMYYAKYPSQAQQRRYMLQGALSILLFTGLLLVAAGVS; this is encoded by the coding sequence ATGTACACCACCACCGACGAACGCGGCATCCTCAACAACTACGCCACCGAACCGAAGATGTATTACGCTAAATATCCCTCTCAAGCCCAGCAACGCCGTTACATGCTCCAAGGCGCCCTCTCCATCCTGTTATTTACCGGGCTGCTCTTAGTTGCGGCTGGTGTCAGCTAG